Within the Clarias gariepinus isolate MV-2021 ecotype Netherlands chromosome 27, CGAR_prim_01v2, whole genome shotgun sequence genome, the region tatttatttatagcagcTTAAAGCagtctaaataataatattttacatgcAGTGCCTCAAACCAaacttgtaaaataataataataataataataataataataaccaaataaaagaaacaaaaacgcCTTGGGCGTTGTAATAAACTGATTGATTTACTTGGATGTAGTAGACAATAGACTGTAGACTAATCTGAATTAATCCCTTTACATTATACACGGTTTGACGTCCTGCTGAACACTGGGGTGAACATGCTGCTGATAATGAGGATGATAAGGATAGTATCCACTAGCAGTTGGATGGAGGGATGAAATTCCACTGAAGTTTAATACAAAGTCTCTTCGTTCATCCGCAGGAGTGGAGTGGGCCTGGTAGCAAGATACGCCCActgcaaacaaacaacaaacaaacaaatgcgaAAGTGGGCAATATACGTATTTGcgataacaaattcaaaaagtaaaaaatgaattgttttgtGCTTTGTTTAGTTCTGTTTGAATCATCTCGCACCCAATACTTTTCGGTGTCCCgaacgtatttatttattggataAATTaacccttatttatttatttatttatttatttatttttagcaaaaaCCTAACTTTATTTAAGCTACAATCCATCAACTCCGTGATCACTATTTATTGGTAAAGACACACAGACCCGTGTTAACGTATCCGGTATTCTGATGTATTTGcagttcatttaaatatataattttaacctTTGTTTACCCAACAGGTAAATGTACAGTGGGCTTAGATCTGGGGATATAATAAAAAGTGTTACTTTCCCCTATATGAGAAGAAAACTCTATTATAATTGGATAGTATAGAAATTCTCCGTAACATCTGGGTTATTTAGTTATAAAGTATGTTGTAACTTTAAGCttttaatctattattattattattattattattattattattattataatgacaataataataataataataataattattattattattattattattattataaagtagtAACAATCAGATATAAGCTAAATATTTGAATTTGGGGGAAATTTAATTTCGTGCATAGAAAATtaaaacctatttaaaaattttgaaagAATAGTAATGTGCAGAAATGTAAGGCTGGAAAACACATCTTACACTGAACAGAAAATCAGTAATGAATCTTGCAAGGTTGTCTTGGTTATGAATGAACAGGTGAAAAAAACGTATTATAGTTTTGATAGGACTATAGCCCAagtcaaaaactaaataaatattcataattTGGTAACTCACTGTAAAAACACCAATGACATCCGACAAAATAAAGTGcctctactgtatattgttgcttatgtttatttaaatgccaTACTGAATGTTGCTTATGTTTCGTGtcattttttacacaataaagagtttatttaatatatagttCTAGCccaaatgacatttttaaaacaaagtaaatCAGTAACTGTGCATTTCCCAATGTTACATATGAACTAGGATCTATAAATATCCATATTTCTTTTGATGTCTGCATCATACCTGTCATGTCTGCACCGTGTCTGATGCTGGGCTGCAGATAGGTTTGCTCCACCGAGTAGGATGAAGATAATGATGATGCACTTTGCTGTTGTGTAGAAGACCCTGGAATACCAGAGCTAATAGGAGTGCGCTTTAGGTAAGGAGATGAAGGGCAATGATGAGCCGTACCAGAAAACTGCGAACGGCCTTCAATCGAGCTGTTTGTGGGACAAGAGGAGATTGGACTACTGCTGTTTGCCCCATAGTTTTCATTTGTCGGTAGTGCACAGTTTGCCATGTGTCCATAGTGACCAATTTTCAGAGGGTCATACCCGCCACCAGAAACAGGTCCTGGTATCACGTCTAGATTATAGGTATTAGCGTGACACGTTGGAGACTGCAGGTCAAAGTTTTGGGGTAAAATGGCGGAAGTGAACCCAAGGCCATTCATCATGCGGTACATGGGCTTGAGGACTTCACATTTTCTCCGAAATCCCCGCGGTCTCCGCCGGAAAGAGCCTTCCTCGAACATGAATTCACTCGCAGGATCTATGGTCCAGTAGTGGCCTTTTCCAGGGCGCCCCATTCCTTTGGGCAACTTAATAAAGCACTCGTTTAGGGACAAATTGTGTCGAACTGAGTTTTTCCATCCTTGATAAGCACCTCGGAAGAAAGGGAACCGCGTCTGCAGGAACTGATAGATCTCACTCAGAGTGAGTCGCTTTGTCGGCGCGCTCTGGATCGCCATCACAATGAGCGCGATGTAGGAGTAGGGTGGCTTTTCGGTACGCTGCAATCCCGAGCTGTTCTTCTTTCCTTTGCTGGGCACAGTGACCTGGCTTCCAGGGCCAGTCGGAGTGTCTATTAATCCGGGGTGCATTTCATCTGACTCCGAGCCCGTCCTCATGATGGGGCTGCTGGACTCTAGAGAGCTCTCAGTGGTCATCCTCTTCAGCTCTGAAGCTCAGTTCAGCACAGATGTCCAGTGACACAAGACAAGAATTCGCCGTTCGTCGTCGACGAAGCAATAAaaagcagatttatttattttaactaacctcattcaaatatttaaatgaagacGCTCAGACTTTAAAACCGGTGTTTCATGTCTTCATAATCGTCGTTGAAAACTTATCAGTCAGGAAGGAGGGCATGAAGAAAAAGTCAAGCCGTCCATCATCGTGTCGTTCTCGTACGAGTCGTATCGTTATGGTGGAGATGGCTTTTAGTTGTGCTGCGCTGCTGTTCAGTGTTGGACAGGATATCCATAATCCTCTTCTGAGAAAGAAATCGACAGTGCCCAAGGCCCTTCAAC harbors:
- the foxf2b gene encoding forkhead box protein F2 → MTTESSLESSSPIMRTGSESDEMHPGLIDTPTGPGSQVTVPSKGKKNSSGLQRTEKPPYSYIALIVMAIQSAPTKRLTLSEIYQFLQTRFPFFRGAYQGWKNSVRHNLSLNECFIKLPKGMGRPGKGHYWTIDPASEFMFEEGSFRRRPRGFRRKCEVLKPMYRMMNGLGFTSAILPQNFDLQSPTCHANTYNLDVIPGPVSGGGYDPLKIGHYGHMANCALPTNENYGANSSSPISSCPTNSSIEGRSQFSGTAHHCPSSPYLKRTPISSGIPGSSTQQQSASSLSSSYSVEQTYLQPSIRHGADMTVGVSCYQAHSTPADERRDFVLNFSGISSLHPTASGYYPYHPHYQQHVHPSVQQDVKPCIM